GGTCCCGGTGGGTGGCGGCGATCAGGCGCACGTCCACATGCCGGGTCTCCACCGAGCCGATCTTGCGGATCTCGCCCTCCTGCAGCACCCGCAGCAGCCGCGCCTGGGCATCCAGCGGCAGCTCGCCGATCTCGTCCAGGAACAGGGTGCCGCCGTCGGCGGCCTCCACCAGGCCGGTGCGGGCGGCGCTGGCGCCGGTGAAGGCGCCCTTCTCGTGGCCGAACAGCTCGGACTCGATCAGGGTCTCGGGAATCGCCGCGCAGTTGACGCAGATCAGCGGGGCCTTGGTGCGTTTGCTCTGGTTGTGGATGGCGCGCGCCACCAGCTCCTTGCCGGTGCCCGACTCGCCCTGGATCAGCACCGTGACGTCGGCTGGGGCGGTCTTGCGAATCCGGGTATAGACCACCTGCATGGCGGGGCAGTCGCCGATCATCGTCTGGGATGCAGCGTTCTCGAGGGGGGCGGAGGCAGCCGGTGCATCGTTCCGGGCGTCGAGCACCCGGGCCACCGTCTCGAGCAGCTCGGCATGATCGAAGGGCTTGGCGACGTAATCGACCGCGCCCTGTTTCAGGGCATCGACGGCGGAGCGCATGCTGGCATAGCTGGTCATGATCAGCACCGGCACCGGGGCGGCGCGGGCGATCATGGCGGTGCCGGGCTCACCGGGAAGGCGCAGGTCGCTGATCACCAGCGCGAAGCGCTGCGGGTCCAGGGCCTCGGCCTCGGCCACCGAGGCGGCCTCGCTGACCTCGTGGCCATGGCGTTCCAGCAGCCGCTTCAGGGCGCTGCGGATGATGCTTTCGTCTTCAACGATCAGAATCCGGCTCATGGGGCAGCTCGTCGTCCTCTTGACTCGGGGGCTGCCGTGGGCACGGCAGCCTCATGACGCATCGGGTACCGCGATCGCGCCCGTCGGGGGGCGATTCCACCTCGATGCGCCCCTGATGGTCGGCCAGGATGCCATGGACCAGCGCCAGGCCGAGGCCAGTGCCCTAGCCGGGCGCCTTGGTGGTAGTGAAGGGCTCGAACAGGTGGTCACGCACACGGAGGTCGAGGCCCTGACCAGCATCGGTCACGGACCATTCTATGCCATCTCGCCCCTGGCCATCGGCGCGGCGCCGGGCCTCGATCTCGATGGCGCCACCAAGTGGGCTCGCATCCCGCGCGTTGCCCAGCAGGTTGACCATCACCTGGACCAGACGCTGGGCATCCCCCGTCAGCCGGAGCGCCTCGGGGCAGCGGTTGCGGTAATCGACATCCTGGCCCTTGTGCGCTAGCCGGATCAAGTGAAGTGCCTCCATGGGCCTCTCCTCGTGGATCACTCCCTGGGATCGATAGCCCCCGGACTCTCTCCGTGGCTCGGCACACAAAGTGGCCAGGATTTAGGCGGCCAGGATTCAGGTAGCTAGGCCTCCGGCCAGTCAGGAGCGCGATGAGCGTCATCGGGCGTCAGCCGCATCGGGTCCCAGGCGGCGATGGCGGCGGTCAGCTGGTCCTCGACCGGTGCGGTGGCAAGCGCCGGGTCGGGTGTCTGCTGCAGGGCCGCGAGGGCCTGATGCAGCAGCGGGCGCACCCGTTGGTCCTCGGGCAGCGCCCGAGCCAGGTTCTGCTTGGAGAGCTTCTGGCCGTCGTCGCCGATGATCAGCGGCAGGTGCAGGTAACGGGGTTCGGGCAGCCCCAGGGCGGCCTGCAGCTGGCGCTGCCAGGGGGTGTTGTCGAGCAGATCGACGCCGCGGACCACGTCGCTGATGCCCTGGTCGGCATCGTCGACCACCACCGCCAGCTGATAGGCCCAGAGGGCATCCTTGCGCTTGAGTACCACGTCGCCCAGCGCGGCCGGGTCCAGGCACTGTCGCCCATAGAGCCGGTCCTGCCAGATCACCGGGCGCAGTCCACGGTCGCTGCGCAGCCGCCAGGCGAGGGGAGCGTCGGGGGCACAGGGGCCGTTGTGGCACCAGCCGGGGTAGACGGGGTGATCCCGCCACTGCTTGCGCGAGCAGCTGCAGGGGTAGGCGAGCCCCGCCTCGGCGAGCCGCTCGAGGGCCGCCGCATAGGCATCATCACGTGTCTGCTGGTAGCGCACCGGACCGTCCCAGTGAAGGCCGAAGGCCTCGAGCTGGCGCAGGATAGTGTCGCTTGAGCCGGGCGGGCAGCGGGGCGGATCGATGTCTTCGATGCGCAGTCGCCAGGTG
The genomic region above belongs to Halomonas sp. YLGW01 and contains:
- the gluQRS gene encoding tRNA glutamyl-Q(34) synthetase GluQRS, whose amino-acid sequence is MIDYCGRFAPTPSGPLHFGSLVAALGSYLDARRAGGTWRLRIEDIDPPRCPPGSSDTILRQLEAFGLHWDGPVRYQQTRDDAYAAALERLAEAGLAYPCSCSRKQWRDHPVYPGWCHNGPCAPDAPLAWRLRSDRGLRPVIWQDRLYGRQCLDPAALGDVVLKRKDALWAYQLAVVVDDADQGISDVVRGVDLLDNTPWQRQLQAALGLPEPRYLHLPLIIGDDGQKLSKQNLARALPEDQRVRPLLHQALAALQQTPDPALATAPVEDQLTAAIAAWDPMRLTPDDAHRAPDWPEA
- a CDS encoding sigma-54 dependent transcriptional regulator, whose protein sequence is MSRILIVEDESIIRSALKRLLERHGHEVSEAASVAEAEALDPQRFALVISDLRLPGEPGTAMIARAAPVPVLIMTSYASMRSAVDALKQGAVDYVAKPFDHAELLETVARVLDARNDAPAASAPLENAASQTMIGDCPAMQVVYTRIRKTAPADVTVLIQGESGTGKELVARAIHNQSKRTKAPLICVNCAAIPETLIESELFGHEKGAFTGASAARTGLVEAADGGTLFLDEIGELPLDAQARLLRVLQEGEIRKIGSVETRHVDVRLIAATHRDLQALSKTGEFRLDLYYRLNVMQIDLPALRDREDDILALADVLLEAACRRHERRGLRLSRSARREIRDYLWPGNVRELENALERGVILAEGHLIHPDDLGLRPTAVPPASPAAPSGATPADDATPRADEDSEEDLSLEDYFQHFVLEHQEQMSETELAHKLGISRKCLWERRQRLGIPRKRSARGRRD